One window of the Xiphophorus couchianus chromosome 12, X_couchianus-1.0, whole genome shotgun sequence genome contains the following:
- the ch25hl3 gene encoding cholesterol 25-hydroxylase-like protein: MNVSVADLGHAPAPVLQGLWESVRAGHQQVLLSPYLAASCAFLTHLALCAPFLVLDALGGVCQRVRSWRIAAGSGPPPSLWKWYECFWRVLFKYATAVLPAAAVFQLLRSPSLPELAPSCWRLSVEVVACFLLFDTFFFIWHYCMHRVPWLYRAVHQMHHQHHVPFALAAQDASSAELLSLLLLALGSAWMLGCHPLSEALFHFLNSWLAVEDHCGYNLPWALHRLLPCMGGAPFHQTHHKKQRNNFAPYFTHWDHLFGTYIAPQSHFRKRHDRTVMK; this comes from the exons ATGAACGTATCCGTGGCGGACCTCGGGCATGCGCCCGCGCCCGTCTTACAGGGACTCTGGGAGAGCGTGAGAGCCGGACACCAGCAGGTCCTGCTCTCCCCGTACCTGGCCGCGTCCTGCGCCTTCCTCACGCACCTCGCGCTCTGCGCACCTTTCCTCGTGCTGGACGCGCTGGGAGGCGTGTGTCAGCGCGTCCGCTCGTGGAGGATAGCGGCGGGCTCGGGCCCTCCGCCGTCCCTCTGGAAGTGGTACGAGTGCTTCTGGAGGGTCCTCTTCAAGTACGCCACGGCGGTGCTGCCCGCCGCGGCGGTCTTCCAGCTGTTGCGGAGCCCGAGCCTCCCGGAGCTGGCCCCGTCCTGCTGGCGGCTGTCTGTGGAGGTGGTCGCGTGTTTCCTGCTCTTCGACACCTTCTTCTTCATATGGCACTACTGTATGCACAG GGTTCCCTGGTTGTATCGTGCCGTCCACCAGATGCACCACCAGCACCACGTTCCCTTTGCGTTGGCGGCGCAGGACGCCAGCTCAGCTGAACTGCTGTCACTCCTGCTGCTGGCCCTGGGCAGCGCCTGGATGCTGGGCTGCCACCCACTCAGCGAAGCCCTCTTCCACTTCCTCAACAGCTGGCTGGCCGTGGAGGACCACTGTGGATACAACCTGCCATGGGCCCTGCACAGACTACTTCCCTGCATGGGAGGAGCCCCCTTCCACCAAACCCATCACAAGAAGCAGAGGAATAACTTTGCCCCCTACTTCACACACTGGGATCATCTGTTTGGAACATATATAGCGCCACAATCCCATTTCAGGAAGAGACACGACAGGACTGTCATGAAGTGA